A stretch of the Methylacidiphilum caldifontis genome encodes the following:
- a CDS encoding type I-G CRISPR-associated protein, Cas3-extension family, whose protein sequence is MREALRLEGLEPDNLLAFLALLGLLRALEEADGSFLPRAAWDVDIHPMRPRLFLSRPVEPESIAEAVDKGIVVLSKGYNFDGRKDLNYSRDDCRTLLEQEGREAILGSRWRVDLLASLMSDAAIEKNSIDPTPLCLLTGQGHQHFLERLAKVPSFSEPLRRSQKGKKVHVFSAQCIAETLFHPWHYGDPTPSFRWDPQEERRYALLYGDPSKTNTTTQHGANRLAAVGIGTLTLVPQLRSNSVRANILGGSFEKGEFSFAWPIWRKPATLSAIRGMLAHPGLRKENGLSHLGVDYVMVARRIQYGYYSNFVRAVPLHRL, encoded by the coding sequence ATGAGAGAAGCGCTTCGGCTTGAAGGTCTTGAACCGGATAATTTGTTGGCATTTCTTGCACTGCTAGGGCTACTCCGAGCGTTGGAAGAGGCGGATGGATCATTCCTACCTAGAGCAGCCTGGGATGTAGATATCCATCCCATGAGACCAAGGCTCTTTTTGTCGCGTCCCGTTGAGCCGGAATCGATTGCTGAAGCTGTGGATAAAGGAATTGTTGTTCTTTCCAAGGGGTATAACTTTGACGGAAGAAAGGATTTAAACTATTCGCGCGATGATTGCCGCACACTACTGGAGCAGGAGGGACGGGAAGCGATTCTCGGTTCTCGCTGGCGTGTCGATCTCTTGGCATCGCTCATGAGCGATGCGGCTATTGAGAAAAATAGTATCGATCCTACACCTTTATGTCTTTTGACCGGCCAGGGACATCAGCACTTTCTTGAAAGACTAGCTAAAGTTCCGAGCTTCTCAGAGCCTCTGAGACGCAGCCAGAAAGGGAAAAAGGTCCATGTTTTTTCAGCACAATGCATTGCCGAAACCCTGTTTCACCCCTGGCATTATGGAGATCCGACTCCCTCTTTCCGGTGGGATCCTCAAGAAGAAAGGCGCTATGCGCTTCTCTATGGAGATCCAAGCAAGACCAATACAACAACGCAGCACGGCGCGAACCGGCTAGCGGCCGTTGGAATTGGTACTCTCACCTTGGTTCCACAACTCCGATCAAATAGTGTGCGAGCTAATATTCTCGGCGGATCCTTCGAAAAGGGGGAATTTTCCTTTGCTTGGCCGATATGGCGCAAGCCGGCCACGCTCTCTGCCATCCGAGGCATGCTTGCTCACCCAGGATTGAGAAAGGAAAATGGGCTCTCCCATTTGGGAGTAGATTATGTCATGGTTGCAAGACGGATTCAGTACGGGTACTATAGTAACTTTGTTCGTGCTGTTCCCTTACATCGTTTATGA